Proteins encoded by one window of Paroedura picta isolate Pp20150507F chromosome 9, Ppicta_v3.0, whole genome shotgun sequence:
- the RIOK3 gene encoding serine/threonine-protein kinase RIO3 has translation MEPGGVAAVAPSAEASPGPAWPQNKCPWGAPKNTTISCSLADVMSEQLAKELQLEEENTAFPEVVSVVEGPIITGENTDTSSDLMLAQMLQMEFDREYDAQLRREEKKFNGDSKVSISFENYRKVHPFEDSDSSEDEVDWQDTRHDPYRADKPITTPKKGFIGKGKDITTKHDEVVCGRKNTARMENFAPEFQVGDGIGMDLKLSNHVFNALKQHAYSEERRSARLHEKKEHSTAEKAVDPKTRLLLYKMVNSGMLETITGCISTGKESVVFHANGGSLGSDAMPVPSECAIKVFKTTLNEFKNRDKYIKDDYRFKDRFSKLNPRKIIRMWAEKEMHNLTRMRKAGIPCPQVVTLKKHVLVMSFIGQDQVPAPKLKEVKLNSEDMKKAYYQVLHMMQQLYKECSLVHADLSEYNMLWHGGQVWLIDVSQSVEPTHPHGLEFLFRDCRNVSQFFQKNGVSEALSDRELFSTVSGLNFTADNEADFLAEIETLEKINEDHVQNHGKKVSSFSNDEGPAAFCSK, from the exons ATGGAGCCTGGAGGAGTCGCCGCTGTGGCTCCCTCGGCTGAGGCGAGCCCgggccccgcttggccgcagaaCAAG TGCCCATGGGGAGCCCCTAAAAATACCACAATATCATGTTCCCTTGCTGATGTCATGAGTGAACAACTAGCTAAAGAGCTGCAATtggaagaagaaaacactgctttCCCAGAAGTGGTATC TGTTGTTGAAGGACCAATTATTACTGGGGAGAACACTGACACTTCCAGTGACTTGATGCTGGCACAGATGCTTCAAATGGAATTTGACAGGGAGTACGATGCACAACTTCGCCGTGAAGAGAAAAAGTTCAATGGCGACAGCAAAG TGTCCATATCTTTTGAGAACTATCGGAAGGTGCATCCCTTTGAAGACAGCGACAGCTCTGAAGATGAGGTTGACTGGCAGGATACTCGGCATGATCCATACAGAGCAG ATAAACCCATTACTACTCCCAAAAAGGGCTTTATAGGAAAAGGAAAAGATATTACTACCAAACATGATGAAGTTGTATGTGGAAGAAAGAATACTGCTCGGATGGAAAAT TTTGCTCCTGAGTTTCAAGTTGGTGATGGAATTGGTATGGATCTAAAACTATCCAATCATGTTTTCAATGCCTTAAAGCAGCATGCATACTCTGAGGAACGTCGTAGTGCCAGACTTCATGAGAAGAAGGAGCACTCTACTGCT GAGAAAGCAGTAGATCCTAAAACACGCTTACTTTTGTATAAGATGGTCAATTCCGGGATGCTGGAGACCATCACTGGCTGTATAAGCACTGGAAAAGAGTCTGTTGTGTTTCATGCCAATGGAGGAAG TTTGGGCAGTGATGCCATGCCTGTACCTTCAGAGTGTGCTATAAAAGTGTTTAAGACAACGCTTAATGAATTTAAGAATCGTGATAAGTATATCAAGGATGACTACAGGTTTAAAGACCGATTCAGCAAACTGAATCCACGAAAGATAATCCGCATGTGGGCTGAAAAAGAAATGCACAACTTAACAAG AATGCGGAAAGCAGGCATTCCTTGTCCACAAGTGGTAACCCTTAAAAAACATGTCTTGGTCATGTCCTTCATCGGTCAGGATCAAGTTCCAGCTCCTAAACTAAAAGAAGTAAAACTCAATAGTGAAGATATGAAAAAGGCTTACTACCAAGTTCTTCAT ATGATGCAGCAATTATATAAAGAGTGCAGTCTAGTTCATGCTGACTTGAGCGAATACAACATGCTATGGCATGGTGGGCAG GTATGGTTAATTGATGTGAGCCAGTCTGTGGAACCAACCCATCCACATGGGCTTGAGTTCTTGTTCAGAgattgcaggaatgtttcacag ttcttcCAGAAGAATGGGGTATCTGAAGCACTTAGTGACCGAGAGCTCTTCAGCACTGTCTCGGGTTTAAATTTTACAGCTGACAATGAAGCAGACTTTCTAGCTGAG